A single Kitasatospora kifunensis DNA region contains:
- a CDS encoding glycosyltransferase family 4 protein produces the protein MTVTPTSKGVLLVLVSWTPNAPAGIERATAALAVGLAQAGHRPAIATAAPQPPDIGLPGVTVERLRLTDVTFPCDDVTLRRAVTWQDTALSRQIAELITLHRVDTVLFTDALWGLGRLRGDFPGHVHRALAAHVRPATLDAGPALARATRVIVPSPTVADEIAGWGPRVMRVIPNALLADPAVTPPDPQHREGLRRAGPVRVLARLGPEKGVAELLEAAHGWDRPVEVALAEAGFEDATGSQADLLEHCRALAAGRRNITLRGALAWSEVLPWLAGAAAVIVPSHQETFGLVALEAMSVGTPVVAYRVGNLPALIEPTGHGQYLLVDHEAGPAALHKTAQTLLEDDILYGATTQAVYRRASDFASHRIAELFIEAVS, from the coding sequence ATGACCGTCACCCCCACATCCAAGGGCGTCCTGCTCGTCCTCGTCTCCTGGACGCCCAACGCGCCTGCCGGCATCGAACGAGCAACCGCAGCGCTCGCCGTGGGCCTGGCCCAGGCCGGACACCGTCCGGCGATCGCGACCGCCGCGCCGCAGCCCCCCGATATCGGCCTGCCGGGCGTGACCGTCGAGCGCCTCCGGCTCACCGATGTCACCTTCCCGTGCGACGACGTCACCCTGCGCCGCGCCGTCACCTGGCAGGACACCGCCCTGTCCCGGCAGATCGCAGAGCTGATCACGCTTCACCGCGTGGACACCGTCCTGTTCACCGACGCGCTCTGGGGCCTGGGCAGGCTCCGCGGCGACTTCCCTGGCCACGTCCATCGGGCCCTGGCCGCGCACGTTCGGCCCGCGACCCTCGACGCCGGACCGGCGCTCGCCCGTGCCACCCGGGTCATCGTGCCCTCTCCCACCGTCGCCGACGAGATCGCCGGTTGGGGCCCGCGCGTCATGCGCGTCATCCCCAACGCGCTGCTGGCGGACCCCGCCGTCACCCCGCCCGACCCGCAGCACCGCGAGGGACTGCGGCGCGCCGGACCGGTACGGGTGCTGGCCCGGCTCGGCCCCGAGAAGGGTGTCGCCGAACTCCTCGAAGCGGCTCACGGATGGGACCGGCCCGTCGAGGTTGCGCTCGCCGAGGCCGGCTTCGAGGACGCCACCGGCTCCCAGGCGGACCTGCTCGAACACTGCCGGGCCCTGGCTGCCGGGCGACGCAACATCACGCTGCGGGGCGCTCTCGCCTGGAGCGAGGTCCTGCCCTGGCTCGCCGGTGCCGCCGCCGTGATCGTGCCCAGCCACCAGGAGACCTTCGGCCTGGTCGCATTGGAGGCCATGAGCGTGGGCACCCCGGTGGTGGCCTACCGGGTCGGCAACCTGCCTGCCCTCATCGAGCCGACCGGCCATGGCCAGTACCTTCTCGTTGACCACGAGGCCGGCCCGGCGGCGCTGCACAAGACCGCACAGACCCTCCTGGAAGATGACATACTGTACGGCGCGACTACACAGGCCGTGTACCGGCGCGCGTCAGACTTCGCGTCCCACCGGATCGCTGAACTCTTCATTGAGGCGGTCTCGTGA
- a CDS encoding 5'-3' exonuclease, which translates to MPENPATPAPLLLVDGFNVLWAGTFGFPAPIFSRDKSRELTGLFAFFALLRATIRDDLDVTRPEVLVVFDGEHGTADRVAADGEYKANRETTAEALKPLQFLAPVKEGLNLHGIRWVEVDDAEADDVIATLATRAAATRPVRIMSRDADYYQLLTDQVRIINRSRKSSRRLITPAEVVERYGVTPEQWPAFRALTGDSADNIPGVRGVGPKVAASLLRDGMPLDQLPGSGRLVGAKGAAITAAWEDVLRWEGMITMHRDLTVPIAPTGEVSPTLPKPADVVEKIGLW; encoded by the coding sequence ATGCCCGAAAACCCTGCAACCCCTGCACCGCTGCTGCTCGTTGACGGCTTCAACGTCCTGTGGGCCGGCACCTTCGGCTTCCCCGCCCCCATCTTCTCCCGCGACAAGAGCCGCGAACTTACCGGCCTCTTCGCCTTCTTCGCCCTCCTGCGCGCCACCATCCGCGACGACCTGGACGTGACCAGGCCGGAGGTTCTCGTCGTCTTCGACGGCGAACACGGAACCGCCGACCGCGTCGCCGCCGACGGCGAGTACAAGGCGAACCGCGAAACGACGGCCGAGGCTCTAAAGCCCCTGCAGTTCCTCGCCCCCGTCAAGGAGGGCCTGAATCTGCACGGCATCCGCTGGGTGGAAGTCGACGACGCCGAGGCCGACGACGTCATCGCCACGCTCGCCACCCGGGCCGCAGCAACCCGGCCGGTTCGGATCATGTCGCGAGACGCCGACTACTACCAGCTGCTCACCGACCAGGTGCGCATCATCAACCGGTCGCGGAAGTCCAGCAGGCGACTGATCACCCCGGCCGAGGTCGTCGAGCGCTACGGCGTCACCCCCGAGCAGTGGCCGGCCTTCCGCGCGCTGACCGGCGACAGCGCGGACAACATCCCCGGCGTGCGGGGAGTCGGGCCCAAGGTCGCGGCCAGCCTCCTTCGCGACGGCATGCCGCTCGACCAGCTCCCAGGCTCGGGACGGCTCGTCGGAGCCAAGGGTGCCGCCATCACTGCGGCCTGGGAGGATGTCCTGCGTTGGGAAGGCATGATCACGATGCACCGGGACCTCACTGTGCCAATCGCACCGACCGGCGAGGTCAGCCCGACGCTGCCCAAGCCCGCCGATGTCGTCGAGAAAATCGGTCTCTGGTGA
- a CDS encoding PIG-L deacetylase family protein, whose product MTAALPGSILAFFAHPDDAELWAGGTLTHHAAHAPVTVAVPFRDPVRDAEAAKGAEILGTALRQLPILDTSAIHQLLVDVRPELVITHPLRDVHPEHRAVATAVLQALPEAVIATGFPRRLYTCDTYNSLTLDGPLNATTIVDVTHTFATKMRALREHASQPIEEHFGPMAENLGRLWGARIGSTHGEAFTALPILGCLPAATQL is encoded by the coding sequence GTGACGGCCGCACTGCCAGGCTCCATTCTGGCTTTCTTCGCCCACCCGGACGACGCCGAGTTATGGGCGGGAGGAACCCTTACGCACCACGCCGCGCACGCGCCCGTCACCGTCGCAGTCCCCTTCCGTGATCCCGTCCGCGACGCCGAAGCCGCCAAGGGTGCCGAGATCCTCGGCACCGCGCTTCGGCAGCTCCCCATCCTGGACACCTCGGCCATCCACCAGCTGCTCGTGGATGTTCGCCCGGAACTGGTGATTACTCATCCCCTCCGGGACGTGCACCCGGAGCACCGCGCCGTCGCAACCGCAGTGCTGCAGGCCCTTCCTGAAGCCGTGATCGCCACCGGCTTCCCTCGCCGGCTCTACACCTGCGACACCTACAACTCCTTGACCCTCGACGGTCCGCTCAACGCGACCACGATCGTCGATGTCACCCACACCTTCGCCACGAAGATGAGGGCGTTGCGCGAGCACGCCTCCCAGCCGATCGAAGAACACTTCGGCCCCATGGCCGAGAACCTGGGCCGCCTCTGGGGCGCCCGCATCGGGAGCACCCACGGCGAGGCTTTCACCGCCCTGCCGATCCTCGGCTGTCTCCCCGCAGCCACCCAGCTCTGA
- the folE gene encoding GTP cyclohydrolase I translates to MPADTTALAAILRPAPRDRRPVDTARVTNLVRQLLDAIGEDPDREGLVDTPSRVARWWAEFLDHDAGSVDTVFSHMTDADGLVLLRGIEAWSLCEHHLLPFRLNVSIAYLPHAKVLGLSKLVRQLRAHTHGLQLQERITNQVAAAIAKAAGTDDVAVYAEGEHLCMSMRGVEAGGVRTITSCRLGRTASDPDLAARIERLATATWH, encoded by the coding sequence ATGCCTGCTGACACCACCGCCCTGGCCGCGATACTGCGTCCCGCTCCCCGCGACCGCCGGCCTGTCGACACAGCCCGCGTCACCAACCTCGTTCGCCAGCTCCTCGACGCGATCGGCGAGGACCCTGACCGTGAGGGCCTGGTCGACACCCCCAGCCGAGTCGCGCGCTGGTGGGCCGAGTTCCTCGACCATGACGCCGGTTCGGTTGACACCGTCTTCAGCCACATGACAGACGCCGACGGCCTCGTGCTGCTCCGCGGCATCGAAGCCTGGAGCCTGTGCGAGCATCATCTGCTGCCGTTCCGGCTAAACGTGTCCATCGCCTACCTGCCGCACGCCAAGGTCCTCGGCCTGTCCAAGCTTGTGCGTCAACTTCGAGCCCACACGCACGGCCTCCAACTCCAGGAGCGCATTACCAACCAGGTGGCCGCCGCCATCGCCAAGGCCGCCGGCACGGACGATGTAGCCGTCTACGCAGAGGGCGAGCACCTCTGCATGAGCATGCGCGGGGTCGAGGCCGGCGGCGTCCGAACCATCACTTCGTGTCGCCTCGGCCGCACCGCCAGCGACCCCGACCTCGCGGCCCGCATCGAACGCCTCGCGACCGCGACCTGGCACTGA